From one Vibrio palustris genomic stretch:
- the purU gene encoding formyltetrahydrofolate deformylase, with protein sequence MKSDTWVFTGSCPSQLGTVDVVTRFMAESGNYVDEIHSFDDRVQRQFFLRIEFTPNDSEFSVEQFNAEFAKRATLFDMKWDLSPSSKKERVAILVSKFDHCLNDLLFRVRTGQLHIEVPVIISNHPDLEPLAKWHNIPYYHLPITPDTKLAQEQQILALLKDYDIDLTVLARYMQVLSPDMCRQLDGKAINIHHSLLPGFKGARPYHQAWEKGVKMVGATAHYVNNDLDEGPIITQGIQPVDHAHYPEDLISKGQDIERITLFNAVRYHVEKRVFLSGKRTVVFSN encoded by the coding sequence ATGAAGTCTGATACTTGGGTATTTACGGGCAGTTGTCCTAGCCAACTGGGCACCGTAGATGTGGTGACCCGGTTTATGGCAGAATCAGGCAACTACGTTGACGAAATTCATTCGTTCGATGATCGTGTACAACGTCAGTTTTTCTTAAGAATTGAATTTACGCCTAACGATAGCGAGTTTTCGGTTGAGCAATTTAATGCTGAGTTTGCGAAACGCGCCACGCTATTTGATATGAAGTGGGATTTATCCCCCTCCTCGAAGAAAGAGCGTGTGGCTATTTTAGTGTCGAAATTCGATCACTGCTTAAACGATTTGCTGTTCCGAGTGCGTACTGGGCAGTTACATATTGAAGTGCCGGTTATCATCTCGAATCATCCAGATTTAGAGCCATTGGCGAAATGGCATAATATTCCATACTACCATTTGCCAATTACGCCGGATACGAAGCTCGCACAAGAACAACAGATTTTAGCTTTGTTGAAGGACTATGATATTGATCTTACTGTCTTAGCCCGTTATATGCAGGTATTGTCACCGGATATGTGTCGTCAACTCGATGGCAAAGCGATTAATATTCATCACTCATTACTTCCTGGCTTTAAGGGCGCACGTCCTTATCATCAAGCTTGGGAGAAAGGCGTTAAAATGGTTGGGGCGACGGCGCATTACGTGAATAATGATTTGGATGAAGGCCCGATTATAACCCAAGGAATTCAACCTGTTGATCATGCTCATTATCCGGAAGATTTAATCTCTAAAGGACAAGATATTGAGCGTATTACGTTATTTAACGCTGTGCGTTATCATGTGGAAAAACGTGTATTTTTAAGCGGTAAGCGCACCGTAGTATTTAGTAACTAA
- a CDS encoding sarcosine oxidase subunit gamma, giving the protein MSDVLSTEKAEVAASNDVAVMDQYCTLPAQSPVFDSQKHFTIQPTTSKTGVVMKEVALMGHLILRGNSDNANFVGEASQVLGLELPTKPLTSVANDVTRIMWLSPDEWLIISSNDMMFDIEIALRAKLTGHYSIVNQSGGQTIIELSGDHSVDILKKSMPLDVHPKVFPVGKVAATIFAKSSAVICRTGETQWQLVVRRSFADYIWRWLVDAGQEFGLTIEK; this is encoded by the coding sequence ATGTCTGATGTACTTTCTACCGAAAAAGCTGAAGTCGCAGCAAGTAACGACGTTGCGGTAATGGATCAATATTGCACATTGCCAGCGCAATCACCGGTTTTTGATAGTCAAAAACATTTCACGATTCAACCCACCACGAGCAAAACTGGCGTGGTAATGAAAGAAGTGGCCCTGATGGGTCACCTCATCTTGCGCGGTAATAGCGATAATGCCAATTTTGTTGGTGAAGCTTCGCAAGTTTTGGGGCTAGAACTGCCGACAAAACCACTGACGAGTGTGGCTAATGACGTGACACGTATTATGTGGCTTAGCCCTGATGAGTGGTTAATCATTTCCTCCAATGACATGATGTTTGACATTGAAATCGCGTTACGCGCGAAATTAACAGGACATTATTCGATAGTTAACCAAAGCGGTGGGCAAACTATTATTGAGTTATCTGGCGACCATAGCGTTGATATTCTGAAGAAAAGTATGCCATTAGATGTGCACCCAAAAGTCTTTCCTGTTGGGAAAGTGGCCGCGACCATTTTTGCGAAAAGCTCAGCGGTGATTTGCCGTACTGGCGAGACGCAATGGCAATTGGTGGTACGACGTAGCTTTGCTGATTATATCTGGCGTTGGCTGGTGGATGCGGGCCAAGAATTTGGCCTAACGATTGAAAAGTAG
- a CDS encoding sarcosine oxidase subunit alpha codes for MKQPNRLASGGRVKRAKVLNFTFNGKPFQGFAGDTVASALLANGIDIVGRSFKYSRPRGVIAAGAEEPNAILQVGATEATQIPNVRATQQELYEGLVCSSTNGWPNVETDFMGMVGKVGASLMPPGFYYKTFMSPAKMWPTYEKYIRKAAGLGRASKEEDPDIYDHINQHCDLLVVGAGPAGLMSALCAAKAGARVIVADEQNEFGGSLLSTSELIDGKPASLWVEKVVDELATYPDVTLLSRSTVNGYHDHNFLTIHERIGDHVADVIGRDKARQRMHRVRADWVVLATGAHERPLVYGNNDVPGCMQASAVSTYINRYAVVPGEKLVVMTTNDDAYQTAIDWANAGKEVVAVVDTRQTVCGTRIDAVKELGIKVMTGSAVIDVTGSKRVSGAVVASINEAGDKVTGKEQTLACDTIASSGGWSPAVHLSCHTGSRPVWDDQAIGFVPGETVQRQLTAGSINGLQTLQSVLEQGLEVGQSAVQRLDLKASALSCPKVETPRSGQPMALFHIPHTKPTSRAPKQFVDYQNDVTASAIELATREGFESIEHVKRYTALGFGTDQGKLGNINGMAIAAKKLGQTIPQTGTTIFRPNYTPVTFGAIAGRNCNELFDPIRYTAMHEWHVEQGAKFEEVGQWKRPWYFPKGGESMQQALNRECLAVREGVGVLDASTLGKIDIQGKDAREFLGRVYSNAWAKLAIGKCRYGLMCGEDGMVFDDGVTACLGENHFLMTTTTGGAAHVLEWLELYHQTEWPEMEVYFNSVTDQWATMTVGGPKSRQLIEELTDIDVSADNFKFMDWKQGKVAGVPARIFRISFTGELSFEINVQANYARYVWDKLFEHGEKYDLTPYGTETMHILRAEKGFIIAGQDTDGSVTPYDLGMDWCVANKKPFSFIGKRGMALEANAKAGRKQMVGLKTINPTDVLPEGAQAVADPNQPVPMKMLGHVSSSYWSATLERGIALGFVLDGHNKMGDTVFYPLVDGRVIEAEICSPIFLDPKGERQNV; via the coding sequence ATGAAACAACCTAATCGCTTAGCGTCTGGTGGTCGAGTTAAGCGCGCTAAAGTGCTCAACTTCACTTTTAACGGTAAACCTTTTCAAGGGTTCGCTGGAGATACTGTCGCCTCAGCTTTGTTGGCTAACGGTATCGACATTGTTGGCCGTAGCTTTAAATACAGCCGCCCTCGTGGTGTGATTGCCGCCGGCGCTGAAGAGCCCAATGCCATCTTGCAAGTTGGTGCAACAGAAGCGACACAAATCCCTAACGTCCGTGCGACGCAACAAGAACTGTATGAAGGTCTTGTATGTTCATCAACGAATGGTTGGCCAAACGTTGAAACGGATTTTATGGGCATGGTGGGCAAAGTCGGCGCAAGCCTAATGCCACCTGGCTTTTATTATAAAACGTTTATGAGCCCTGCTAAAATGTGGCCAACTTACGAAAAATACATTCGTAAAGCGGCGGGATTGGGCCGAGCGTCTAAAGAAGAAGATCCTGATATTTACGATCATATTAATCAACACTGTGATCTATTAGTGGTTGGTGCAGGTCCTGCGGGCTTAATGAGCGCACTGTGCGCAGCTAAAGCCGGTGCTCGTGTGATTGTTGCCGATGAGCAAAATGAGTTTGGTGGTAGTTTATTAAGTACGTCAGAACTCATCGATGGCAAACCAGCAAGCCTATGGGTTGAAAAAGTTGTCGATGAATTAGCCACGTATCCCGATGTCACGTTGTTAAGCCGTTCAACCGTTAACGGTTATCATGATCATAACTTCTTAACGATTCATGAGCGGATTGGCGACCATGTTGCCGATGTAATTGGCCGTGATAAAGCGCGTCAACGCATGCATCGTGTTCGAGCGGATTGGGTTGTATTGGCAACAGGTGCGCATGAGCGTCCTTTGGTATACGGCAATAACGATGTTCCTGGTTGCATGCAAGCCTCTGCGGTATCTACGTATATCAACCGCTATGCAGTGGTTCCGGGTGAGAAACTGGTTGTGATGACGACCAATGATGATGCTTACCAAACTGCCATCGATTGGGCGAATGCGGGTAAAGAAGTGGTCGCTGTGGTGGATACGCGTCAAACCGTATGTGGTACGCGTATTGATGCGGTCAAAGAGCTTGGTATTAAAGTGATGACTGGCAGCGCCGTGATTGATGTCACAGGCTCAAAACGTGTCTCTGGTGCTGTTGTTGCGAGTATCAACGAAGCTGGCGATAAGGTGACGGGTAAAGAACAGACACTCGCTTGTGACACGATTGCGAGCTCTGGCGGATGGAGTCCTGCGGTGCACTTATCTTGTCATACGGGAAGTCGCCCGGTATGGGATGACCAAGCGATTGGTTTTGTGCCTGGCGAAACAGTGCAACGTCAATTAACCGCTGGATCTATTAATGGATTACAAACCTTGCAGTCGGTACTTGAGCAAGGTTTGGAGGTTGGACAAAGTGCAGTACAACGTTTGGATCTGAAGGCCAGCGCGTTAAGCTGTCCGAAAGTAGAAACCCCGCGTAGCGGCCAACCTATGGCGTTGTTCCATATTCCGCACACTAAGCCGACCTCGCGTGCGCCAAAACAGTTCGTTGATTATCAAAATGATGTGACGGCGTCAGCGATAGAACTGGCGACGCGTGAAGGATTTGAGTCAATCGAGCATGTAAAACGTTATACCGCATTAGGTTTTGGTACTGACCAAGGTAAGCTGGGTAACATTAACGGCATGGCGATCGCGGCGAAGAAACTAGGGCAAACGATCCCTCAAACAGGTACGACGATTTTCCGTCCTAACTATACCCCAGTGACTTTTGGTGCAATTGCAGGACGCAACTGTAATGAGTTGTTCGATCCTATTCGTTATACCGCGATGCATGAATGGCATGTTGAGCAAGGTGCTAAGTTTGAAGAAGTAGGTCAGTGGAAACGGCCTTGGTACTTTCCTAAAGGCGGTGAAAGCATGCAACAAGCGCTCAACCGTGAATGTCTCGCTGTACGTGAAGGCGTTGGTGTTTTGGATGCCTCTACGTTGGGTAAAATTGATATTCAAGGGAAAGACGCACGTGAATTTCTTGGTCGTGTTTACTCAAACGCATGGGCAAAATTAGCGATAGGTAAATGTCGCTACGGCTTAATGTGTGGTGAAGATGGCATGGTCTTCGATGATGGTGTGACCGCGTGTTTAGGCGAGAATCACTTTCTAATGACAACCACGACAGGCGGCGCTGCGCATGTGCTTGAGTGGTTAGAGCTATACCATCAAACGGAATGGCCAGAAATGGAAGTCTACTTTAACAGCGTAACGGATCAGTGGGCGACCATGACCGTGGGCGGGCCGAAAAGCCGTCAGTTGATTGAAGAATTGACAGACATTGATGTGAGCGCGGATAACTTCAAATTCATGGATTGGAAGCAGGGTAAAGTCGCTGGCGTACCAGCGCGTATTTTCCGTATTTCGTTCACTGGCGAGTTGTCGTTTGAAATTAACGTGCAAGCAAATTATGCACGTTATGTATGGGATAAGTTATTTGAGCACGGTGAAAAATACGACCTAACCCCATATGGCACTGAAACCATGCACATTCTGCGTGCAGAAAAAGGGTTTATTATTGCAGGCCAAGATACTGATGGCTCTGTCACACCGTACGACTTAGGTATGGATTGGTGTGTGGCGAATAAGAAGCCATTTAGTTTTATCGGTAAGCGTGGGATGGCATTAGAAGCTAATGCGAAAGCTGGCCGTAAGCAAATGGTGGGGCTGAAAACAATTAATCCGACAGACGTGCTACCAGAAGGTGCACAAGCGGTGGCGGATCCAAATCAACCCGTCCCAATGAAAATGTTAGGGCATGTAAGCTCTAGTTATTGGAGTGCCACACTAGAGCGCGGTATTGCGTTAGGCTTTGTCCTTGATGGCCACAATAAGATGGGCGACACAGTGTTCTACCCATTAGTGGATGGACGTGTGATCGAAGCGGAAATTTGTAGCCCTATATTCTTGGATCCAAAAGGAGAACGCCAAAATGTCTGA
- a CDS encoding sarcosine oxidase subunit delta has protein sequence MFHIYCPYCQEMREEEEFHAKGQASISRPLDPDNCTDKEWGEFLHFRTNPKGTHHEMWHHAAGCRKYFNIVRNTATYEIEQVYKMGEEPKALEHDSQGVES, from the coding sequence ATGTTTCATATTTATTGTCCATATTGCCAAGAAATGCGTGAAGAAGAAGAGTTTCACGCCAAAGGACAAGCCAGTATTTCCCGTCCTTTAGACCCAGATAATTGCACTGATAAAGAGTGGGGGGAATTCCTTCACTTCCGTACTAACCCGAAAGGGACCCACCACGAAATGTGGCACCACGCGGCGGGATGCCGTAAGTATTTTAATATCGTGCGTAACACGGCGACGTATGAAATTGAACAGGTGTATAAAATGGGTGAAGAACCAAAAGCCTTAGAGCATGACAGCCAAGGAGTGGAATCATGA
- a CDS encoding sarcosine oxidase subunit beta family protein, with translation MERYSGFGLLKHSLGYHENWQRLWRNPQPKKKYDVIIVGGGGHGLATAYYLAKEHGITNIAVIEKGYLGGGNTARNTTIVRSNYLWDEAAHLFEHALKLWEGLSQDLNYNVMFSQRGCMNVGHTLQDMRDIERRVNANRLNGIDGEVLDAQQVKEIVPAMDCSQNRRYPVMGASWQPRAGVARHDAVAWGYARGADAMGVDLLQQTEVTGFEMEDGAVVGVKTNRHGVIRADRVGCVTAGHSGVMANMAGFELPVESHPLQALVSEPIKPVIDTVVMSNHVHGYVSQSDKGDLVIGAGIDGYTGYGQRGSYPTIEHTIQAIVEMFPSFSRVRMNRQWGGIVDTTNDASPIISKTPVENLFFNCGWGTGGFKATPGSGHVFAASLAKGEMHELAKPFSMFRFHDGALVDEHGAAGVAH, from the coding sequence ATGGAGCGTTATTCAGGATTTGGGCTGTTGAAGCACAGCTTAGGCTACCACGAAAATTGGCAGCGCCTATGGCGCAATCCTCAGCCAAAGAAAAAGTACGATGTTATCATCGTTGGTGGTGGCGGCCATGGCTTAGCAACAGCGTATTACTTAGCAAAAGAACATGGCATTACTAATATTGCTGTGATTGAAAAAGGATACCTTGGTGGCGGTAACACCGCGCGTAATACAACGATCGTACGTTCGAACTACCTATGGGACGAAGCGGCGCATCTATTTGAGCACGCACTTAAACTATGGGAAGGCTTGTCACAAGATTTAAACTACAATGTCATGTTTTCACAACGTGGTTGTATGAACGTTGGGCATACGCTTCAAGACATGCGTGATATCGAACGTCGCGTGAATGCCAACCGTTTGAACGGTATCGACGGCGAAGTCTTGGACGCTCAGCAAGTTAAAGAAATTGTTCCGGCCATGGATTGTTCTCAAAATCGTCGTTACCCAGTGATGGGTGCGTCATGGCAGCCACGTGCCGGGGTTGCTCGTCACGATGCGGTTGCATGGGGCTATGCACGTGGTGCTGATGCGATGGGCGTTGATTTACTGCAACAGACCGAAGTGACTGGTTTTGAGATGGAAGATGGCGCAGTGGTCGGTGTGAAAACCAATCGCCACGGGGTGATTCGCGCGGATCGCGTTGGTTGTGTCACCGCTGGACACTCTGGTGTGATGGCGAATATGGCAGGCTTTGAGTTACCGGTTGAATCTCACCCGTTACAAGCTTTGGTATCTGAGCCAATCAAACCTGTTATTGACACGGTCGTGATGTCTAACCATGTGCATGGTTACGTGAGTCAGTCAGACAAAGGCGATTTGGTTATAGGTGCAGGGATTGATGGTTACACAGGTTACGGTCAACGCGGATCTTATCCAACCATTGAGCATACTATTCAAGCGATTGTCGAAATGTTCCCAAGCTTTAGTCGTGTGCGTATGAACCGTCAATGGGGCGGTATTGTTGACACCACTAATGATGCCAGCCCAATTATTTCTAAAACTCCTGTTGAGAACTTGTTCTTCAACTGTGGTTGGGGCACGGGCGGTTTTAAAGCCACACCTGGATCGGGGCATGTGTTTGCTGCATCACTCGCGAAAGGCGAGATGCACGAACTGGCCAAGCCGTTTTCAATGTTCCGTTTTCATGATGGTGCTTTGGTGGATGAACATGGTGCAGCGGGCGTTGCGCACTAA
- the glyA gene encoding serine hydroxymethyltransferase has product MFTKKDSIAGFDDTIWSAMQLEAKRQEEHIELIASENYTSPRVMEAQGSVLTNKYAEGYPGKRYYGGCEYVDQVEQAAIDRACELFGADYANVQPHSGSQANAAVYAALCEPGDTILGMSLDHGGHLTHGSKVSFSGKIYNAVQYGITPDTGEIDFEQVEQMALEHRPKVIVAGFSAYSRQIDWSRFRDIADKIDAYLFVDMAHVAGLVATEQYPNPVPWADVVTTTTHKTLRGPRGGLILAKANPAIEKKLNSAVFPGGQGGPLMHVIAAKAIAFKEALQPEFKAYQQQVVLNAKVMAEVLHGRGFDIVSNGTDNHLFLLSLVKQGLTGKAADAALGRANMTVNKNAVPNDPQSPFVTSGLRIGSPVITTRGFKEAECTKLAGWIADILDVLDDEQKLEETILEVKSQVVALCAQFPVYR; this is encoded by the coding sequence ATGTTTACGAAAAAAGATTCGATTGCTGGATTCGATGATACGATATGGTCAGCAATGCAGCTTGAAGCAAAACGTCAAGAAGAGCACATTGAGTTAATCGCATCAGAAAACTACACCAGCCCACGAGTTATGGAGGCGCAAGGCTCTGTATTAACCAATAAGTATGCAGAAGGCTACCCAGGTAAGCGTTACTATGGTGGGTGTGAGTATGTCGATCAGGTTGAGCAAGCCGCTATCGATCGCGCATGTGAACTGTTTGGTGCCGATTATGCTAACGTGCAGCCTCATTCTGGATCTCAAGCCAACGCCGCTGTTTACGCCGCGCTATGTGAACCTGGTGATACTATTCTTGGCATGAGCTTAGATCATGGAGGTCACCTGACTCACGGTTCTAAAGTTAGCTTCTCTGGAAAAATTTATAATGCCGTTCAATATGGCATTACGCCAGATACGGGTGAAATTGATTTTGAGCAAGTAGAGCAAATGGCGCTCGAACATCGCCCGAAAGTCATTGTTGCGGGTTTTTCCGCATATTCTCGTCAAATTGATTGGTCACGTTTCCGAGACATCGCCGATAAAATCGATGCCTATTTATTTGTTGATATGGCACACGTCGCTGGTCTTGTCGCGACGGAGCAATACCCTAACCCTGTACCATGGGCAGATGTGGTCACAACGACAACACATAAAACCTTACGCGGTCCACGCGGAGGATTGATCCTTGCTAAAGCGAATCCAGCGATTGAGAAAAAGCTCAACTCAGCGGTATTTCCTGGCGGGCAAGGCGGTCCATTAATGCATGTCATCGCAGCAAAAGCGATCGCGTTTAAAGAAGCGCTCCAACCAGAGTTTAAAGCCTATCAACAGCAAGTGGTATTAAATGCCAAAGTCATGGCGGAAGTCTTACATGGACGCGGCTTTGATATTGTGTCTAACGGAACAGATAACCACTTGTTCTTATTGAGCTTGGTCAAACAAGGTTTAACTGGTAAAGCCGCAGATGCTGCCTTGGGCAGAGCGAACATGACAGTCAACAAAAATGCGGTCCCTAATGACCCGCAATCACCGTTCGTGACATCTGGTTTACGTATTGGATCCCCTGTTATTACTACCCGAGGATTTAAAGAAGCAGAGTGCACTAAGTTAGCCGGCTGGATCGCGGATATCTTAGATGTATTAGATGATGAACAAAAATTGGAAGAAACCATTCTAGAAGTGAAATCACAGGTCGTGGCGCTTTGCGCACAATTCCCTGTGTATCGCTAA
- a CDS encoding copper homeostasis protein CutC → MANMCVEVCVDSIESFNHAQAGGAGRIELCSSLALGGITPTYGLVKYALEYATVPVYAMIRPRSGDFLFNHDEIAMMADEIEFFRDLGLDGIVIGALTGDATINTQAVKCWEQCAGPMGITFHRAFDLTRHPERALETLIDLGCHRILSSGGRATAMAGIDNLKHWIQLADQRLSIMPGSGVTPGNVTQITRATGAREVHLSGKVAQPSLMTYHGQGATMGSHGHSDYCRDITDVQQIRATVKQFL, encoded by the coding sequence ATGGCAAACATGTGTGTAGAAGTGTGTGTAGATAGTATCGAGTCCTTTAATCACGCGCAGGCTGGTGGCGCAGGCCGGATTGAATTGTGTAGCTCTTTAGCTTTAGGAGGAATTACTCCGACTTATGGGCTAGTCAAGTATGCGCTTGAGTACGCCACGGTTCCCGTTTATGCCATGATTCGTCCACGCAGCGGTGATTTCCTCTTTAATCATGATGAGATTGCGATGATGGCCGATGAGATTGAATTTTTTCGCGATCTGGGTCTTGATGGTATCGTTATCGGCGCATTGACCGGCGATGCAACGATTAATACGCAAGCCGTCAAGTGTTGGGAACAATGCGCGGGTCCGATGGGCATCACCTTTCACCGTGCGTTTGATTTAACGCGCCACCCAGAACGCGCACTAGAAACACTGATTGATCTCGGTTGTCATCGGATATTGAGTTCCGGCGGCCGTGCTACCGCGATGGCGGGAATAGATAATCTAAAACATTGGATTCAACTCGCAGACCAGCGCTTATCGATTATGCCCGGTAGCGGCGTAACCCCCGGTAACGTGACACAAATTACCCGTGCTACTGGCGCCCGAGAAGTGCATTTATCCGGTAAAGTTGCCCAGCCCAGTTTAATGACCTATCACGGGCAGGGTGCAACGATGGGAAGTCACGGGCACAGCGATTATTGTCGTGATATTACGGATGTGCAGCAAATTCGCGCAACGGTAAAACAGTTTCTTTAA
- a CDS encoding DUF2256 domain-containing protein translates to MTHKKLTLPEKVCPVCQRPFVWRKKWQRNWSDVKYCSQRCKRAAKHTTTSTLES, encoded by the coding sequence ATGACCCACAAGAAATTAACGTTACCAGAAAAAGTCTGTCCCGTCTGCCAGCGCCCTTTTGTTTGGCGTAAGAAGTGGCAGCGCAATTGGTCAGACGTGAAATATTGCTCGCAACGCTGTAAACGTGCCGCCAAGCACACGACCACTTCTACGCTGGAATCATAA
- a CDS encoding metal-dependent hydrolase translates to MADFKTHVTVAAALSAPLAASAFIAGFATMNDAIFYALAGTLGGMMPDIDSDESIAIRLVFRLISALVAGLTIAFWLDKLPHWQVLVAAIVSYLIVRFPIKWAFEQLTIHRGTLHSLLANIMFAALSVPVAYHVFKLSSKTAWGIGAFVFFGAMIHLILDEIYSIDLSGMRIKRSFGTALKLTDWSQPLASLVLVLGCVLGYVFSPDASAWQATLTWLPQPENVSDWLVKEWTHLQLSWG, encoded by the coding sequence ATGGCCGATTTTAAAACCCACGTCACCGTCGCTGCCGCCCTCAGTGCCCCTCTAGCCGCAAGTGCTTTCATCGCCGGCTTTGCCACCATGAATGATGCGATTTTTTATGCATTAGCCGGCACCCTTGGCGGTATGATGCCAGATATCGATTCGGATGAATCGATCGCGATTCGACTCGTGTTTCGCTTAATTAGTGCATTAGTGGCCGGCTTAACCATTGCGTTTTGGTTAGATAAGTTGCCCCATTGGCAAGTGCTGGTCGCGGCAATAGTGAGTTATCTGATTGTGCGTTTTCCGATTAAGTGGGCATTCGAACAATTAACCATTCACCGGGGCACATTACATAGCCTGCTGGCTAATATTATGTTCGCCGCATTATCAGTGCCTGTGGCATATCATGTATTTAAACTGAGCAGCAAAACGGCGTGGGGGATTGGTGCTTTTGTATTTTTTGGCGCTATGATTCACTTGATACTTGATGAAATTTACAGTATCGACTTATCGGGCATGCGTATCAAACGCTCATTTGGTACCGCGCTTAAATTAACCGATTGGAGTCAGCCTTTGGCTTCGCTTGTGCTAGTACTTGGGTGCGTGCTTGGTTACGTATTTAGCCCAGATGCCAGTGCATGGCAGGCAACATTGACATGGTTGCCTCAGCCTGAAAATGTTTCCGACTGGTTAGTTAAAGAATGGACGCATCTACAGTTATCATGGGGCTAA